Proteins encoded within one genomic window of Neoarius graeffei isolate fNeoGra1 chromosome 18, fNeoGra1.pri, whole genome shotgun sequence:
- the LOC132865887 gene encoding histone-lysine N-methyltransferase PRDM7-like, translating to MKTETSMDGETSEACVKKEETLELNIYSYGDDLDNPPEGLSVKVEDPDDKDYLYCEVCKSFFLNKCEVHGPPLFIPDTPVPMGVPDRARQTLPPGLEIQKSSIPDAGLGVFNKGETVPVGAHFGPCQGELVNREEAKNSGDSSVMICGVVV from the exons atgaaaacagagacatccatggatggagagacctcagaagcctgtgtgaagaaagaggagacgctgGAGCTGAATATCTACAGCTATGGAGACGATCTCGACAACCCACCTGAAGGTCTCTCCgttaaagtggaagatcctgacgataaagactatctct actgtgaagtttgcaaatccttcttcctcaacaaatgcgaggttcatggaccacccctcttcatccctgatactcctgttcccatgggagtccctgaccgagccagacaaacacttcctcctgggctagaaatccagaagtccagtattcctgatgcaggcctgggagtgtttaataagggggagactgttccagtaggtgcacactttggcccctgccagggagagctggtgaaccgagaggaagccaagaacagtggagactcctcggtt ATGATATGTGGAGTAGTGGTGTAA